A genomic segment from Leptospira ryugenii encodes:
- a CDS encoding AraC family transcriptional regulator — MRSKKDSFLYPIWEKLESNLSEEFALNELAFFSTYSPWHFHRLFSQFQSENVKDYVRRLRLEKAAFEIKTTSFPILEIALEAGYTSQEAFTKAFRKTLGITPAAYRKKFQTNPKNFGGLLALEPFGISSADICIKKISSFHLLYRRRIGPYHEMPGFPEDPTFLSAIYEWLSKQKHSAHDQKWIGISQDDPDITEPDKIRFDIGIPVSPKIQVPHGLGLQRVEGGDRVQIRVRLPYDSLPKVYEVIINEFFPKFHRRLANLAPFEVYLKREPRDAIVTDLYFALRDS; from the coding sequence TTGCGGTCAAAGAAAGACTCATTCTTATATCCGATTTGGGAAAAATTAGAATCTAATCTTTCCGAAGAATTCGCGTTAAACGAACTAGCCTTTTTCTCTACCTATTCTCCTTGGCATTTTCATAGATTGTTTTCGCAATTCCAGTCAGAGAATGTCAAGGACTACGTTAGGCGCTTGCGTCTCGAAAAAGCCGCCTTTGAAATCAAAACCACTTCCTTTCCGATTTTAGAAATAGCCTTAGAAGCAGGTTATACGAGCCAAGAAGCCTTTACCAAAGCCTTTCGGAAGACTTTGGGTATTACTCCTGCCGCATACCGAAAGAAATTCCAAACCAATCCGAAGAACTTCGGTGGATTACTAGCTCTAGAACCATTCGGAATCTCTAGTGCAGATATATGTATAAAAAAGATTTCTTCCTTCCATTTGCTTTACAGGCGCCGTATCGGGCCCTACCATGAGATGCCAGGATTTCCAGAGGATCCTACTTTTCTCTCAGCCATTTACGAATGGCTTTCTAAACAAAAACACTCCGCTCATGACCAGAAGTGGATTGGTATCTCCCAGGACGATCCCGACATCACAGAGCCAGATAAAATCAGATTTGATATTGGCATTCCCGTTTCACCGAAAATCCAAGTTCCGCACGGATTGGGCTTACAAAGAGTAGAGGGAGGAGACAGAGTGCAGATACGTGTTCGATTGCCTTATGATTCTTTGCCCAAAGTTTACGAAGTTATCATCAACGAATTTTTTCCGAAGTTTCACAGACGTTTGGCGAACCTTGCCCCCTTCGAAGTTTATTTGAAACGTGAACCCAGAGATGCTATAGTCACCGACCTTTATTTTGCCCTGCGGGATTCTTAG
- a CDS encoding VOC family protein has protein sequence MNPIVQNVRTSMSILMLCLSFTQCQKEKEIDGNPKTKAAGIIQTGIITDRLKETKDFYQKWLGWQVKFESEWFLLLSHPEVKDRELAFMLPNQVAVRKSYFQKSYTGQGIWLIIESDDIEALYKRMSEAGAPIDLPMTKEEWGDVHFTMLDPNGIGLDFVQKRE, from the coding sequence ATGAATCCAATCGTACAAAATGTAAGAACCTCGATGAGTATCCTCATGCTTTGCCTAAGCTTTACCCAATGCCAAAAAGAGAAAGAGATCGATGGGAACCCAAAGACAAAAGCAGCAGGGATCATCCAAACCGGAATTATCACCGATAGGCTGAAAGAAACCAAAGACTTCTACCAAAAATGGCTCGGATGGCAAGTCAAGTTTGAGTCAGAATGGTTCCTGCTTTTGTCTCATCCGGAAGTAAAGGACAGAGAGCTTGCCTTTATGTTGCCAAACCAAGTAGCCGTCAGAAAATCCTATTTCCAAAAGTCTTACACTGGCCAGGGAATCTGGCTCATCATCGAATCAGATGACATCGAGGCTCTCTATAAACGAATGTCTGAAGCCGGTGCGCCTATTGACCTTCCGATGACAAAAGAAGAGTGGGGGGATGTTCACTTTACGATGTTAGATCCCAATGGAATCGGTCTTGACTTTGTGCAGAAAAGAGAATAG
- a CDS encoding TetR/AcrR family transcriptional regulator, with amino-acid sequence MSREKSFSYEESLHQAMDLFWEKGYHATSMDDLANTLSLNRSSIYNSFGGKKDIFLKGLVQYQNMNFQLLQTLFSEISSVRVAFAKLFENTFCALNQDAKRRGCFLVNTSTEMAPADAEIQSFLKEHKIKIIQIFTDKIQEGIQVGELRSDLKAREIAEYLYTLYNGIGVISKLESTLERLPFTLEMVRFALPSQNVLANT; translated from the coding sequence ATGAGTAGAGAAAAGTCATTTTCGTACGAAGAAAGTTTACACCAGGCAATGGATCTATTCTGGGAAAAGGGCTACCATGCAACGTCTATGGATGACCTGGCCAATACCCTCTCTTTAAATCGTTCGAGCATTTACAATTCCTTTGGTGGTAAAAAAGATATCTTCTTAAAGGGATTGGTCCAGTACCAAAATATGAACTTTCAGCTTTTGCAGACTCTATTTTCGGAGATTTCTTCCGTGCGAGTCGCCTTTGCAAAGTTATTTGAAAATACCTTTTGTGCTCTCAACCAAGATGCGAAGAGACGAGGTTGTTTTTTGGTTAATACCTCCACAGAAATGGCCCCTGCAGATGCTGAGATCCAATCCTTTTTGAAAGAACACAAAATCAAAATCATCCAAATATTTACAGATAAAATCCAAGAGGGCATCCAAGTCGGAGAGTTACGTTCCGATTTGAAGGCCCGTGAGATTGCCGAGTACTTGTACACTCTCTACAATGGCATCGGGGTGATTTCTAAATTGGAATCGACTCTGGAACGTTTGCCCTTTACCTTAGAGATGGTTCGTTTTGCACTTCCTTCACAAAACGTTTTGGCAAACACATAA
- a CDS encoding SDR family NAD(P)-dependent oxidoreductase, producing the protein MGQLNGKVAVVTGGNSGIGYATAKALKEAGAKVYITGRDEAKVKKAAEDLGVQGITADVTDLASLDRMVATLQSQEKGIDVLTVNAGVFFGAPIGNNSEQLFDQVVGANFKGAVFTIEKTVPLLREGGSVINISTAMAEEVGVANSAIYAASKAALNAYSRVAMTEFAPKKIRVNVVSPGPVSTPIFGKTGMSEEQIQGTADHLANKNPLKRFGKPEEIAKLVTFLASDESAYINGANITIDGGWHINSGN; encoded by the coding sequence ATGGGACAATTGAACGGTAAGGTAGCGGTCGTGACAGGAGGCAATAGCGGGATAGGGTACGCAACTGCCAAGGCCCTGAAAGAAGCAGGTGCCAAAGTCTATATCACTGGAAGAGATGAGGCAAAGGTAAAGAAGGCTGCAGAGGATTTGGGAGTACAAGGGATTACGGCTGATGTAACCGATCTTGCCTCTTTGGACCGAATGGTGGCCACTCTCCAATCCCAAGAAAAGGGCATTGATGTTTTGACTGTGAATGCTGGCGTTTTCTTCGGCGCGCCAATTGGTAACAATTCAGAACAACTCTTTGACCAAGTGGTAGGTGCCAATTTCAAAGGTGCTGTGTTCACGATTGAGAAGACTGTGCCCCTTCTGCGGGAAGGTGGCAGCGTGATCAACATTTCCACAGCGATGGCAGAAGAAGTCGGGGTAGCCAATTCGGCGATCTATGCAGCTTCCAAGGCGGCCCTCAATGCCTACAGCCGGGTGGCCATGACAGAATTTGCCCCCAAAAAAATCCGAGTGAATGTGGTTAGCCCTGGACCAGTTTCGACTCCCATCTTTGGCAAAACAGGGATGAGCGAAGAACAGATCCAAGGCACGGCTGATCATCTTGCGAATAAAAACCCACTCAAACGATTTGGAAAACCAGAGGAGATTGCAAAACTTGTGACGTTTCTAGCATCCGATGAATCTGCTTATATCAATGGAGCCAATATCACCATCGATGGGGGATGGCATATCAATTCTGGGAATTGA
- a CDS encoding polysaccharide lyase, producing MKGKIRTYKVTLLLSACLFAISCKKEDGGEGDAIRFLGLTALAYQNATSIVCTQDQLQKVQTGKSFQTSFESLSEFSLFYSVPNNYQSAATHELSSEQKVTGNLSHKARITAKGPSCSFPTNCNHRAYPTIQLHKLTSGGFKTPVQIELSVYLDMNLTNSDWFSFATFSADASDSWRRVVLVNTDAKNKAYLMHVPLHNQSNLSFQNPNVNFPQNRWVKLKTCLNFDPNQGEAKVWQDEVLISTAKVSGGCGVLEQAHFGLYASPNLSQGTIYNDDLLIREVSSCP from the coding sequence ATGAAGGGAAAAATCAGAACTTACAAAGTTACCCTTCTTCTCTCTGCTTGTCTCTTTGCCATTTCCTGCAAAAAAGAGGACGGTGGTGAAGGAGACGCGATACGATTTCTAGGTCTAACTGCACTAGCGTATCAAAATGCAACGTCCATTGTTTGTACCCAAGACCAATTGCAAAAGGTCCAAACAGGCAAAAGTTTCCAAACGAGTTTTGAATCGTTATCTGAGTTCTCTCTTTTTTACTCCGTACCAAACAATTACCAATCTGCGGCCACTCATGAACTATCCTCCGAGCAGAAAGTGACGGGTAATTTGTCTCATAAGGCAAGGATTACTGCTAAGGGTCCCAGTTGTTCCTTTCCCACAAACTGCAACCACAGAGCCTATCCAACCATACAACTCCATAAACTTACATCTGGTGGATTTAAAACTCCCGTACAGATTGAACTATCTGTTTATTTAGATATGAACCTAACAAATTCTGATTGGTTTAGCTTCGCTACATTTTCTGCAGATGCCTCTGATAGCTGGCGTCGCGTTGTGCTCGTCAATACTGACGCAAAGAACAAAGCCTATCTGATGCACGTACCTCTGCACAACCAGAGTAATCTCAGCTTTCAGAATCCCAATGTGAACTTCCCACAAAATAGATGGGTGAAGTTAAAAACTTGTCTCAATTTTGATCCGAACCAAGGAGAGGCAAAGGTTTGGCAAGATGAGGTTCTCATTTCGACGGCTAAGGTTTCCGGTGGTTGTGGCGTTTTGGAACAAGCCCATTTTGGGCTATATGCCTCGCCAAACCTATCCCAAGGCACTATCTACAATGATGATCTGCTCATCCGAGAGGTGAGTTCCTGCCCTTGA
- a CDS encoding SH3 domain-containing protein gives MKVFLILLFLFLILFQQSLFPCDVYEPVTLKPSDASREDKDFFSFRQKLDEAIRNRDVKFLETAVDRHISFAFEQNGTGKKNFWKHWGLDKKPKESPIWKQLKETTELGFSYRDNIWAAPFLFQLTPDSIDVYTYSLVIGTSVNVRSEPSKKGKVLAQLSWEFVKLSYEEGKALGNGNAEGKDSCEWQQVCLSDGRMGYICKQYLRSPLDQRLGIEKKGTDWKIIFFVEGGD, from the coding sequence GTGAAAGTCTTCCTTATCCTTCTATTTTTATTCCTCATTCTTTTCCAACAAAGCTTGTTTCCCTGTGATGTGTATGAGCCCGTAACTTTAAAGCCAAGCGATGCGTCTAGAGAGGACAAAGATTTTTTTTCCTTTCGGCAAAAGTTAGATGAGGCAATTCGAAACAGGGATGTAAAATTTCTGGAAACGGCAGTGGATAGACATATATCTTTTGCCTTTGAACAAAATGGAACGGGCAAAAAGAACTTTTGGAAACATTGGGGCCTAGACAAAAAGCCAAAAGAATCGCCCATCTGGAAACAACTCAAAGAAACGACAGAGCTGGGATTCTCGTATCGGGACAATATCTGGGCCGCTCCCTTTTTATTCCAGCTAACGCCCGACTCGATCGATGTGTACACCTATTCCCTCGTAATAGGCACTTCCGTAAATGTACGATCAGAACCCTCCAAAAAAGGTAAGGTCTTAGCTCAACTGTCATGGGAGTTTGTCAAACTCAGCTATGAAGAGGGAAAAGCTCTGGGCAATGGCAATGCCGAGGGCAAAGATTCTTGTGAATGGCAACAAGTCTGCCTATCGGATGGCCGTATGGGTTATATCTGCAAGCAATACTTGAGAAGTCCCTTGGACCAACGTTTGGGAATCGAAAAGAAGGGCACTGATTGGAAGATCATCTTTTTTGTGGAAGGTGGAGATTGA
- a CDS encoding methyl-accepting chemotaxis protein — MVSKHSQESRSLDWSQLGPVYVNRVRFALAFFYILATLGSYQTSTRLQTSAYLVGISCMFLYGFIQRSLLHRGKLNQILAKGFILLDICVLFGVTAAGLLGTKETAADLVKSPILYVLYYFYITYSAFLFSEGFLLISTYTSAFFLVCILLIAKMQGVQFLEVQGVQSMPGSLAISNEIFKIFFLICFGYLTARVLKLMNSIRAEAEKKGELALQEKENSEQLNSELIHIGSELSQTLRKLKEILNKFRGELQDESKAIEDLNDFTQSFSQSIQSSVEDILLQHQEVTGLDEKSGSLKESLEDLEAVVVALHGKMDGFQIQSEELVSTIKNLDDRLSMVNDSQREVTEVNEIMAEIADRTNLLALNASIEAARAGEHGRGFAVVAFEVAKLAENSNENASKIKKIIQKANSVIAEGTKLALESTKKSEALQSGYQDLQSAIQEATNKIRSQRELNTFMLHSIIKIGKLSVDLENESKLLSGNKDRMLEVVKKMYQVNLEVTALSEMITLETNNLEQHSVNLTTAN; from the coding sequence ATGGTCTCTAAGCATTCCCAAGAAAGCCGAAGTCTAGATTGGTCCCAACTCGGCCCCGTGTATGTAAATCGGGTGCGATTTGCATTGGCCTTTTTCTATATCCTCGCCACTTTAGGCTCCTACCAAACCTCCACCCGCTTACAAACCAGTGCCTACTTGGTTGGGATCAGTTGTATGTTTCTCTATGGGTTCATTCAAAGATCACTCCTACATCGTGGCAAACTGAACCAAATCCTAGCGAAAGGATTCATACTCCTAGACATCTGTGTTTTATTTGGAGTCACAGCTGCTGGCTTACTAGGCACAAAGGAAACGGCGGCAGATTTAGTGAAATCGCCGATCCTCTATGTACTTTACTATTTTTATATTACCTACTCTGCTTTTTTGTTTTCGGAAGGGTTTTTACTCATCTCTACCTACACATCTGCATTTTTTTTGGTATGCATTTTGCTCATCGCCAAGATGCAAGGGGTACAATTTTTAGAAGTACAAGGTGTACAGAGTATGCCTGGTAGTTTGGCAATTTCCAATGAAATCTTTAAAATATTTTTTCTTATTTGTTTTGGGTATTTGACTGCAAGAGTTCTGAAGCTAATGAACTCCATACGAGCAGAAGCAGAAAAAAAAGGAGAACTTGCCCTACAGGAAAAAGAAAATTCCGAACAACTCAATTCTGAATTGATCCACATAGGTTCGGAACTTTCCCAAACCTTACGTAAACTAAAAGAGATTCTAAATAAATTCCGAGGCGAGCTCCAAGACGAATCCAAAGCGATCGAAGATCTTAATGACTTTACGCAATCCTTCTCACAAAGTATCCAATCTTCGGTCGAAGATATTCTATTGCAACACCAAGAAGTGACTGGATTGGATGAAAAGTCTGGAAGTCTCAAAGAGAGTCTTGAGGATTTAGAAGCTGTGGTTGTCGCCTTACATGGGAAAATGGATGGATTTCAAATACAAAGTGAAGAATTGGTTAGCACCATCAAGAATCTGGATGATCGTTTATCTATGGTGAATGACTCCCAAAGAGAAGTCACCGAAGTCAATGAAATTATGGCAGAGATTGCAGATAGAACCAACTTACTCGCATTAAATGCTTCAATCGAAGCAGCCCGTGCAGGCGAACATGGTAGGGGTTTTGCCGTCGTTGCTTTTGAAGTCGCCAAACTTGCCGAAAATTCTAATGAGAATGCTTCCAAGATCAAAAAGATTATCCAAAAAGCTAACTCTGTCATTGCCGAAGGTACCAAACTTGCATTAGAATCTACCAAAAAATCAGAAGCCTTACAATCTGGTTATCAAGATTTACAATCCGCGATCCAAGAAGCGACAAACAAGATCAGATCTCAAAGAGAACTCAATACCTTTATGCTACACTCTATCATCAAAATCGGAAAGTTGTCAGTGGATCTCGAAAATGAATCCAAACTCCTCTCTGGAAACAAAGATAGGATGTTGGAAGTAGTCAAAAAAATGTACCAAGTCAATTTAGAGGTCACTGCACTTTCCGAGATGATCACTTTAGAGACAAACAATCTGGAACAACATTCGGTAAATCTAACGACAGCTAACTAG
- a CDS encoding alpha/beta hydrolase — protein sequence MKSKKIFLYTLGLVFSCQSIQDRPDTYLQTTYWHRYQRFLPEDLRFQHESLPQEEMISIQGYQIHLDRYPKPAAPCKILLIHGGGGNGRLLGAVALGLRSINCEIISPDLPGFGLSKIPKSKSYVKYEEWVKVLSELIERERNPNQKIFLFGLSIGGMLAYHTAASNLKVDGLIATTLVDPRQTKVRDAISSNLFLSRLGMPLNSGFAFFTNGIYLPIRWLSKMESITNDPDFSDVFAGDPYAGGSRVSLGFLKSFLTYQPELEPEEFHICPVLLAHPGIDPWTPLPLSQDFYDRLPGKKEFVELTGAGHFPYEEPGKTLLFAAAKRFIERRLNE from the coding sequence ATGAAGAGTAAAAAAATATTTCTCTATACCCTTGGTTTGGTTTTTTCTTGTCAGTCCATCCAAGATCGTCCAGATACCTATCTACAAACGACATATTGGCACCGTTACCAAAGATTTTTACCCGAAGACCTTAGGTTCCAACATGAGTCCCTTCCCCAAGAAGAAATGATTTCCATCCAAGGGTATCAGATTCACCTAGATCGATATCCTAAGCCAGCGGCCCCTTGTAAGATCCTATTGATCCATGGCGGAGGAGGGAATGGCAGACTTTTGGGAGCCGTGGCCTTGGGACTTAGGTCTATAAATTGCGAAATCATCTCTCCCGACTTACCAGGGTTTGGTCTAAGTAAAATTCCTAAATCCAAATCCTACGTAAAGTATGAAGAATGGGTGAAGGTACTCAGTGAACTAATCGAAAGAGAAAGGAATCCTAATCAAAAGATATTTCTCTTTGGTCTGAGCATCGGAGGAATGTTAGCCTACCATACCGCCGCCTCCAATCTAAAGGTAGATGGACTGATAGCAACCACACTAGTAGACCCTCGCCAAACAAAGGTCAGGGATGCCATCTCCTCTAATCTCTTTTTGAGTCGTTTGGGAATGCCTCTGAATTCAGGGTTTGCTTTCTTTACCAACGGAATCTACCTTCCCATACGTTGGTTGAGCAAAATGGAATCGATTACGAATGACCCCGACTTTTCTGATGTCTTTGCTGGGGATCCCTATGCTGGCGGTTCCCGAGTGAGTTTAGGTTTTCTAAAGAGCTTTTTGACTTACCAACCCGAGCTAGAACCGGAAGAGTTCCACATTTGCCCTGTCCTCTTGGCTCACCCTGGCATAGACCCATGGACACCCCTTCCCTTGAGCCAAGATTTCTATGACCGACTCCCCGGGAAAAAGGAATTTGTCGAATTGACTGGCGCAGGGCATTTTCCCTATGAAGAGCCAGGGAAAACGCTTTTGTTTGCTGCGGCCAAACGGTTCATTGAAAGAAGGCTAAATGAATAG
- a CDS encoding TetR/AcrR family transcriptional regulator — translation MYNKNDRISENYNKIIAIFHQLFLVNPYESISIQKIAEEAGMTRVNFYNYFVDKEDLLYKTYIYLYREMESNTPPVDPVTLLADGKSLTYYALENVKQNKIFYKQMFQDTIPSSLTYRILDFITDESFRTHEMLRKLYIGTEVPYKMINRYLAGALWNLIRELVNESNDWDSETISHFFKRLSTEGLQSYLQNKKES, via the coding sequence ATGTACAATAAAAACGATCGAATTTCAGAAAATTATAACAAAATCATCGCAATCTTCCACCAACTCTTCTTAGTAAATCCATATGAATCCATTAGCATACAAAAGATTGCCGAAGAAGCCGGAATGACAAGGGTTAACTTTTACAATTATTTTGTAGATAAAGAAGACCTACTTTACAAAACATATATATACTTATATAGAGAGATGGAGTCCAATACCCCTCCTGTGGATCCAGTAACTTTATTGGCCGATGGTAAATCTCTCACTTACTATGCATTGGAAAATGTGAAACAAAACAAAATCTTCTATAAACAGATGTTTCAAGATACGATTCCTTCTTCCCTTACCTACCGAATCCTTGACTTTATCACCGATGAATCCTTTCGTACTCATGAAATGTTACGCAAGTTGTATATAGGTACAGAAGTACCGTACAAAATGATCAATCGCTACTTGGCAGGTGCACTATGGAATCTCATCCGAGAATTGGTTAACGAAAGCAATGATTGGGACTCAGAAACAATCTCTCATTTTTTCAAAAGACTTTCGACAGAGGGTTTACAAAGCTATTTGCAAAACAAAAAGGAATCATAA
- a CDS encoding TIGR04452 family lipoprotein: MKQISIRFLFLCLLVTLAVCNRPPFTKLDNDKVSGKDVKTALEAYLVPGNLNTAFTNRIILQIITGVEDSKYYTRESLDSCRQNLNLLRILGNDLFVLATCNIKEAPAL; this comes from the coding sequence ATGAAACAGATTTCAATACGATTTTTATTCCTTTGTTTACTTGTTACTTTGGCTGTTTGCAATCGCCCACCTTTCACAAAATTGGATAATGATAAAGTTAGTGGAAAGGACGTGAAAACTGCCTTGGAAGCTTATCTTGTTCCCGGAAATCTTAATACAGCTTTCACCAACCGCATCATCTTACAAATTATCACGGGTGTCGAGGATTCTAAATACTATACAAGAGAAAGCCTTGATTCCTGCCGACAAAACTTAAATCTCTTGCGCATCCTTGGGAACGATCTGTTCGTACTTGCAACCTGCAATATCAAAGAAGCACCTGCTTTATAG
- a CDS encoding LA_3751/LA_3752 family putative glycosyltransferase — protein MIAKHTTSAAMISKNPKLTLFLAYSLSIALSFFAQIKNENTFVQDEQYKFLQIEEFIDQNFTRFDRPVDTDRYPNTDEYSQFHPPFEYKIGDRKFFTFPLYFSALVAIPYKFMGFWGIFIIPVAFGLLSLLIFYELVLLISKDKKISFLSSLFYLFGSSLLIYSTWLYEATLTNFLFFLSLYLYFKYDHWLSIFLNGFAIGMLAFIRLEVVLFLAIVLFYFFIFTRTKVKITLTFLVFAIFLAIQLYLNYVMTGFALPIRFFTTVLNQFTISFRLFRIVEYFFISQYSFLFYIPVSFLTLSVLFQKKYSTIQYLLLGVFSIWIIFPFFGPNQQGMDLSPRFLFPIVPIFGFLTIQIVYQNFRKKKTLLIILFFLIPVFRMLIMLFILRETQKIYDYTHHFFKQNVNKQVLISSEHVNNFIYNLKNIRVYDPKTQENAETFITMHKGKNFSIICLEGSEINCQQLLQNIDPKESFRPVEKVKSLSFYNSK, from the coding sequence ATGATAGCGAAACATACTACATCAGCTGCTATGATAAGTAAGAACCCTAAGCTTACGCTTTTCTTAGCCTACTCACTTTCCATTGCACTTTCCTTTTTTGCACAAATAAAAAATGAAAATACATTTGTACAGGATGAACAGTACAAGTTTCTACAAATCGAAGAATTCATAGATCAAAATTTTACGAGATTTGATCGACCTGTGGATACCGATCGATATCCGAACACGGATGAATATTCCCAATTCCACCCACCTTTTGAGTATAAAATTGGTGATAGAAAATTTTTTACATTCCCTTTGTACTTTTCAGCCTTAGTTGCAATACCCTATAAGTTCATGGGCTTTTGGGGCATTTTTATTATTCCTGTTGCATTCGGATTATTATCCTTACTTATTTTTTATGAACTTGTTCTATTGATCTCAAAAGATAAAAAGATTAGTTTCTTATCTAGTCTGTTTTACCTCTTTGGGTCTTCCTTGTTGATATATTCAACTTGGCTGTACGAGGCAACTCTTACAAATTTTTTGTTCTTCTTGTCGCTTTATCTATATTTTAAATATGATCATTGGCTCTCAATTTTCCTAAATGGATTTGCTATTGGAATGCTTGCTTTTATAAGATTAGAAGTAGTTCTTTTCTTAGCCATTGTGTTATTTTACTTTTTTATATTCACGAGAACAAAGGTAAAGATAACACTTACATTTCTGGTATTTGCAATTTTTCTGGCAATCCAATTGTATTTAAATTATGTAATGACAGGTTTTGCCTTACCAATTCGTTTTTTCACAACAGTACTAAACCAATTTACAATATCTTTTAGATTGTTTCGAATTGTTGAATATTTCTTTATAAGCCAGTATTCCTTCTTATTTTATATTCCTGTTAGTTTTTTAACACTGAGCGTTTTATTCCAAAAAAAGTATTCGACTATTCAATATTTATTACTGGGTGTATTTTCGATTTGGATCATCTTTCCATTTTTTGGACCGAACCAGCAAGGCATGGACTTAAGTCCCAGATTTTTATTTCCTATTGTTCCAATCTTTGGATTCTTAACAATTCAGATTGTGTATCAGAATTTTAGAAAAAAGAAAACTCTCTTAATCATTTTGTTTTTTTTGATTCCTGTATTTCGAATGCTGATCATGCTCTTTATCTTAAGAGAAACGCAAAAAATTTATGATTACACCCATCATTTTTTCAAGCAAAATGTCAACAAACAAGTGCTCATATCATCTGAGCATGTGAATAATTTCATTTACAATTTAAAAAACATTCGTGTATATGACCCCAAAACGCAAGAGAATGCAGAGACTTTTATTACAATGCACAAAGGGAAAAATTTTTCTATCATTTGTTTAGAAGGCTCAGAGATCAACTGCCAACAATTATTGCAAAACATTGATCCCAAAGAAAGCTTTCGCCCGGTAGAAAAAGTTAAAAGTCTTTCTTTTTATAACTCAAAATAG